The Leptotrichia trevisanii DSM 22070 genome has a segment encoding these proteins:
- the epsC gene encoding serine O-acetyltransferase EpsC: MIIIFKWLRNEINNIAEKDPAVRHKIEVFLYPSLHAVINHRIAHFFQNHKLYFFARLISQISRFLTGIEIHPGAKLGNKIFFDHGMGIVIGETAEIGDNCVIYHGVTLGGVSASKTKRHPTLKENVTVGTGAKLLGNIVIGKNVRVGANSVVLRDVPDEAVAVGIPARIIPKTEEDYYMWYI; encoded by the coding sequence GTGATTATTATTTTTAAATGGTTGCGAAATGAAATAAATAATATTGCAGAAAAGGATCCGGCAGTGAGGCACAAAATAGAAGTTTTTCTTTATCCATCGTTACATGCCGTTATTAATCATAGGATTGCACATTTTTTTCAGAATCATAAATTATATTTTTTTGCAAGATTAATTTCGCAAATTTCCCGTTTTTTAACAGGGATAGAAATTCATCCAGGAGCAAAATTAGGAAATAAAATATTTTTTGATCATGGAATGGGAATTGTAATTGGAGAAACGGCGGAAATAGGAGATAATTGCGTTATTTACCACGGTGTAACTCTTGGAGGGGTAAGTGCTTCAAAAACTAAAAGACACCCTACTTTAAAGGAAAATGTAACAGTTGGTACAGGGGCAAAACTTTTGGGAAATATAGTAATTGGAAAAAATGTGAGAGTCGGAGCAAATTCGGTTGTTTTACGGGATGTACCTGATGAAGCGGTTGCAGTGGGTATTCCCGCCAGAATTATTCCGAAAACGGAAGAAGATTATTATATGTGGTATATTTAG
- a CDS encoding flavodoxin — translation MAKVGIFFGSTTGVTEDIAHKIGEKIEGAEVFNIDGNEDKLEDFDVLLLGASTWGFGDLQDDWAAVVDDLASKDFSGKKVGYFGSGDQGTFSETFMDGIAIIDEEIQKTGATIIGKTSTEGYEFNESRAAKNGEFLGLALDEVNQSELTDERIDAWVEQIKKEF, via the coding sequence ATGGCAAAAGTAGGAATTTTTTTCGGATCAACAACAGGTGTAACAGAAGATATAGCTCATAAAATCGGAGAAAAGATTGAAGGGGCAGAAGTTTTTAATATTGATGGAAATGAAGATAAGTTAGAAGATTTTGATGTACTGCTTTTAGGAGCTTCTACATGGGGATTTGGAGACTTGCAGGATGACTGGGCGGCAGTTGTTGACGACTTGGCAAGCAAAGACTTCAGTGGTAAAAAAGTAGGATACTTTGGAAGTGGGGATCAGGGAACATTCTCTGAAACATTTATGGATGGAATTGCCATCATTGATGAAGAAATCCAAAAAACTGGTGCAACAATCATTGGAAAAACTTCAACGGAAGGATATGAATTTAACGAATCAAGAGCAGCAAAAAATGGTGAATTTTTAGGACTTGCCCTAGATGAAGTTAACCAGTCTGAATTGACAGATGAAAGAATTGACGCATGGGTTGAGCAAATTAAAAAAGAATTTTAA